ATTATCTTGGAAAAGCAGTAGAAGTTATCGAACACGAAGAACCACAGGCCGGAAATGATGTATATCTGTCCATTGACCGGGATCTGCAGATTGCTGTATACAATCTTTTAGAGCAGGAAATTGCAGGAATCGTATATTCTAACATCGATAATCCGGGATCTGATATCAACATTCCGATCGCAGATGTTTATTTTGCACTGATCAACAATAATGTGATTGATTTCTCACATTTTTCCGAAGAAAATGCATCTGCTACGGAAAAGGAAGTACAGCAGATTTTTTCTGCCAGACAGAATGCCGTAACAGATCAGATCCATACCGAACTGACGGGAAATGCCCCGACACCATTTGCATCCATGACAGAAGAGTATCAGGATTATTTTACTTATATTTTAAAAATGCTCCGTGAAAATGGTATTTTGTTAAGAAAAAATATTGATACCACGGATGAAGTTTATCTTCAGTGGCAGAACGGAACCATCGGCCCACAGGAATATTTAAACCATGCGATCGCCAAAGGATGGATCGATATTACAAAATTTTCTGTAAGTGAGAAATATTCCGATTCAACAGAAATATATGATGCGCTGTGTGATTATATTCTGAATGATATCAGTACAGATTCAGATTTCGCCAAAATCATATATGAATACCTGATCCAGACAGATGCAATTACAGGAAGACAGCTTTGCCTGATCCTGTTTGATCAGAATGTTCTTGCATTTGATGAAGATGATATTGCAGGCTTATCAGGTGGTACACTTGCACCTGCTGCCTTTATCAAGGAAAAAATCCAGAATCTTGATATTACACCGGCCCAGCTTGCATTAGATCCATGTGCCGGGTCCTGTGTCATCACAGACACACAGACAGGTGAGGTACTCGCATTGGTAAGTTATCCTGGATATGACGGAAACCGGCTTGCAAATACAGTTGATGCTGATTATTTCAACAGTCTGCAGGAGAATAATGCAAGACCTTTATATAATTATGCTACCCAGCAGCGAACGGCACCGGGTTCCACCTTTAAAATGGTATCTGCTACAGCCGGCCTTGCAGAACATGTGATCAGCACAACCGAACAGATCCAGGATCTTGGTGTATATAAAAATGTAAGTAATGAACCGGAATGCTGGATCTACCGTTCATCCCATGGATCACACGGTCTTATTAATGTATCCGAGGCACTCAGGGATTCCTGTAACTACTTTTTCTATGAAGTCGGCTATCGTCTCAGTACCAATAATTACGCTATGAGTTATAACAACGATGCTGCGGAAAATGGTATTGAAAAAATCCAGAAATATGCTTCTCTTTATGGTTTAAACGAAACGACGGGAGTGGAGATTGAAGAGAGCAAACCTCAGGTTGCAGACAGCTTCCCTGTCATGGCTGCTATTGGTCAGAGTAATAACAACTACTCCACGATACAGCTTGCAAGATATGTTACCGCTGTTGCAAATGGTGGTACCGTATATAATTATACACTTTTAAATAAAGTAACAGATTCTGATGGAAATACTTTAAAACAATATGAGCCTGCAGTCCGTAACACGATTGATGTTTTAAGCAGCGGCGACTGGGATGCCATTCATACAGGTATGCGCATGGTGGTGGAAAATACGAAAGAGTTTGACGGATTTCCAATAGAGGCTGCCGGAAAAACAGGTACCGCGCAGGAAGATCTGACCAGACCAAACCATGCATTATTTGTCGGTTATGCTCCATACAGCAATCCGGAAATATCTATTGCAACACGTATTGCAAATGGATATACTTCCCATAATGCAGCAGAAGTTTCCAAAAAGATCCTTGCATACTATTTCAAAGTTGAAGATGCTGATTCTCTGTTAAGTGGACAGGCTGAAAATATCAATGCCATCTCAAATGGCGTAAATGATTAGTATATGGATAATTCCCGCTATTTCAACGGGTTTTATTAATAAATCAAAACAGGAGGTTCCCCTTATGGGTGAAGTGATTACTTTTACCTCAGGAAAAGGCGGCGTTGGCAAGACAACAACCACAGCTAACGTTGGCGCAGGACTTTCACTGTTAGATAAAAAAGTTGTATTGGTAGATACTGATATTGGCTTACGAAATCTTGATGTTGTCATGGGACTTGAAAACCGGATACTTTATAATCTGGTGGATGTGTTAACTGGCAGATGCCGGGTAAAACAGGCAATCATACGTGATAAACGATTCCCGAATCTGTCTGTGATACCGTCATCATGTACAAAAGAAAAATGTCTTCCTGATCCCGGACAGATGAAACATCTGTTTGATGATTTAAGACAGGATTTTGATTATATATTAGTTGACAGTCCCGCAGGTATCGATCAGGGTTTTTTACTTGCCATTACGGGAGCTGACAGAATTGTAGTAGTCACAACACCTCAGATCGCTGCAATTCACGATGCTGACTGTGTACTTCAGATTTTAAAAAAACATTATACAGTAAAAACAGAACTTCTGATCAATGGTTTCCGGAAACATATGGTAAAAGATGGGGATATGTTAAATATCGGTGATATCTGCGAACTTTTAGATGTGCCGTTACTCGGTGTCATTCCAGAAGATGAACAGATCATCATAGCACAAAACCACGGAGAACCATTACTGCATCCGGATGGAAATAAAAAGAATGCTTTACTTTCTGAACTCTGCTATAACAATATTGCACGGCGGATCACAGGTGAGGAAGTGCCTCTGTTAAATTACATAAAACAGGGCAGTATTTTTTCAAAAATATTATTTAAAAAGAAACCTGTGAAAGGAGCATTGAATGTTTAAGACTCATTCCGGAAATGTTGCAAAAGAGCGCTTAAAGCTGATGATGAATGCCGATCATCACAAACTCGATGAGGCTACTATGGAACTTATTCGCCAGGAAATAGGCTGTGTCATCACGAAATATGTTGTCATTGAGCCGGAAAACATTGAGATCAAAGTAATGTTAAAGGATTACAAGAAAAGAGAGTAGGATAATGTCTAAACTTTATAAACTAAAGAATTATAAATTCATACTGGTAATGTATGTTCTGATTTTAAATACCCTGGGGGTCTTTCTGGTTGGAAGTGCAAGCCCCGGGGATCAGAAAAAACAGATCATCGGTATGGTAAGTGGTATTATTATCATGGTGATTTTATCTCTGATCGATTACAGTTTTATTCTCCGTTTTTCCTGGATCATATATCTGTCTGCTGTCGGACTTTTAGCGCTGGTACTTGTTGCAGGTGATTCTTCAAAAGGCGCACAGCGCTGGTTTGAGATCGGCGGTTTCCGTTTTCAGCCATCTGAGCTTGTAAAAATACTTTTGATCATATTTTTTTCATATTATTTTATGAAACACGAAGAAAAGATCAATTCCGTAAAGGTAATCGTTTCTTCCTTTGTATTACTTGCAATCCCTCTGTTTTTAATTTATAAACAGCCAAATCTATCGACTATGATCGTGATTACTTTAGTTTTTGCCGCATTATTGTTTATGGCAGGCTTAAATTATAAACTGGTGGTCGGTGTTCTTATTATCTGTATTCCGGTCGGACTGATCGGTATGACACTGATCATCCAGGATAAGATTCCGTTTATTCATGCTTATCAGCTTGGACGTATTATGGCATGGCTTTATCCGAATGATTATCCTGATCTTGCTTACCAGCAGCAGAATTCCATCATGGCTATTGGTTCCGGTCTTTTATGGGGAAAAGGACTTAATAATACAGATCCTACATCTGTTAAAAATGGTAACTTTATTCTGGAACCACAAAATGACTTTATTTTTGCAGTTGCAGGGGAGGAACTTGGATTTGTGGGCAGTGCAGTGATCATAATTCTCTTGCTTTTCATCACGATTGAGTGTATATTTATTGCTAGAAAAGCAAAAGACACAGCAGGCAGACTGATCTGTTGTGGTGTAGGCGCACTGGTCGGATTTCAAAGTTTTGTTAATATCAGTGTGGCAAGCGGACTTCTGCCAAATACAGGTGTAACTCTTCCGTTTGTCAGTTATGGTCTTACATCATTATGGTCTTTGTATATAGGTATCGGGCTTGTCTTAAATGTCGGGCTTCAGCCGAAAAAATATTAACAACAGGGGGTCCTACAACATGAACATTGGATTAATAGCACACGATTCAAAAAAGAAACTGATGCAGAATTTCTGTATCGCTTATCGGGGTATACTTTGCAAAAATGAGCTTTACGCAACAGGAACAACTGGCAGACTGATTGAAGAA
The Roseburia rectibacter DNA segment above includes these coding regions:
- a CDS encoding penicillin-binding transpeptidase domain-containing protein; protein product: MFDNIKEACRMFFKSRLVVATVVMILLFSILLWRVFSLQIVNGKEYQDNYTLKIVKERTLNSTRGNIYDRNGNLLAYNELAYSITIEDNGTYSSNKAKNTALNEEIAQVVTALEANGDSIVNDFKISMDDNGNYSYNVEESGATWKRFLADVFGETSFENMQEDESDIISRNKLDFKPTEATAAQVMQYLTSGNRYAIGSEYDEAMTYKITVVRFSMAQNAYQKYIATTIATNVSEESVAYISEHAAELQGVEVLEDTIRKYNDSEYFSSIIGYTGKISTDEYNKLSETDNSYTLNDVVGKLGIEQYMDSDLKGEKGHEKLYVDYLGKAVEVIEHEEPQAGNDVYLSIDRDLQIAVYNLLEQEIAGIVYSNIDNPGSDINIPIADVYFALINNNVIDFSHFSEENASATEKEVQQIFSARQNAVTDQIHTELTGNAPTPFASMTEEYQDYFTYILKMLRENGILLRKNIDTTDEVYLQWQNGTIGPQEYLNHAIAKGWIDITKFSVSEKYSDSTEIYDALCDYILNDISTDSDFAKIIYEYLIQTDAITGRQLCLILFDQNVLAFDEDDIAGLSGGTLAPAAFIKEKIQNLDITPAQLALDPCAGSCVITDTQTGEVLALVSYPGYDGNRLANTVDADYFNSLQENNARPLYNYATQQRTAPGSTFKMVSATAGLAEHVISTTEQIQDLGVYKNVSNEPECWIYRSSHGSHGLINVSEALRDSCNYFFYEVGYRLSTNNYAMSYNNDAAENGIEKIQKYASLYGLNETTGVEIEESKPQVADSFPVMAAIGQSNNNYSTIQLARYVTAVANGGTVYNYTLLNKVTDSDGNTLKQYEPAVRNTIDVLSSGDWDAIHTGMRMVVENTKEFDGFPIEAAGKTGTAQEDLTRPNHALFVGYAPYSNPEISIATRIANGYTSHNAAEVSKKILAYYFKVEDADSLLSGQAENINAISNGVND
- the minD gene encoding septum site-determining protein MinD, which codes for MGEVITFTSGKGGVGKTTTTANVGAGLSLLDKKVVLVDTDIGLRNLDVVMGLENRILYNLVDVLTGRCRVKQAIIRDKRFPNLSVIPSSCTKEKCLPDPGQMKHLFDDLRQDFDYILVDSPAGIDQGFLLAITGADRIVVVTTPQIAAIHDADCVLQILKKHYTVKTELLINGFRKHMVKDGDMLNIGDICELLDVPLLGVIPEDEQIIIAQNHGEPLLHPDGNKKNALLSELCYNNIARRITGEEVPLLNYIKQGSIFSKILFKKKPVKGALNV
- a CDS encoding cell division topological specificity factor MinE, whose product is MFKTHSGNVAKERLKLMMNADHHKLDEATMELIRQEIGCVITKYVVIEPENIEIKVMLKDYKKRE
- a CDS encoding FtsW/RodA/SpoVE family cell cycle protein; this translates as MSKLYKLKNYKFILVMYVLILNTLGVFLVGSASPGDQKKQIIGMVSGIIIMVILSLIDYSFILRFSWIIYLSAVGLLALVLVAGDSSKGAQRWFEIGGFRFQPSELVKILLIIFFSYYFMKHEEKINSVKVIVSSFVLLAIPLFLIYKQPNLSTMIVITLVFAALLFMAGLNYKLVVGVLIICIPVGLIGMTLIIQDKIPFIHAYQLGRIMAWLYPNDYPDLAYQQQNSIMAIGSGLLWGKGLNNTDPTSVKNGNFILEPQNDFIFAVAGEELGFVGSAVIIILLLFITIECIFIARKAKDTAGRLICCGVGALVGFQSFVNISVASGLLPNTGVTLPFVSYGLTSLWSLYIGIGLVLNVGLQPKKY